The following proteins are co-located in the Vidua macroura isolate BioBank_ID:100142 chromosome 1, ASM2450914v1, whole genome shotgun sequence genome:
- the LOC128809724 gene encoding collagen alpha-1(II) chain-like gives MASSGLLAAATGTVVKRAIQAFTTAFCLQGCMSCTGNVCMGQGAFSLFLSRGERNNINQPGCGSPPGWSLSLLPAGGGAGQDSVGQLEEGSPALSPPEHRPKVAPSSRAHPGTRQLPSASLQWGNPGWMGRSLPAPECRGMLRAPPAPGPPLLLNHRNNFSETPTTQQPSDESGGWEAPTAPSAAAGSGGFAEGRNGIST, from the exons ATGGCCTCCAGTGGTCTGttggctgctgccacaggcactGTGGTAAAAAGAGCAATACAAGCATTTACAACAGCATTTTGCCTGCAAGGCTGCATGTCTTGCACAGGAAATGTCTGTATGGGTCAAGGAGCTTTCTCGCTGTT CCTATCCAGGGGAGAAAGAAATAACATAAACCAGCCAGGGTGCGGGTCTCCGCCGGGCTGGTCCCTCTCGCTGCTCCCAgccggcggcggcgctgggCAGGACTCCGtggggcagctggaggagggTTCTCCGGCGCTGTCGCCCCCCGAGCATCGCCCGAAGGTGGCCCCTTCCTCCAGAGCCCACCCCGGCACCCGCCAgctcccctctgcctccctccagTGGGGAAATCCCGGCTGGATGGGGAGAAGCCTCCCCGCTCCGGAGTGCCGGGGGATGCTGCGAGCTCCGCCAGCGCCGGGGCCACCCCTGCTTCtaaatcacagaaataatttttcagaaaccCCAACAACTCAACAGCCGAGTGACGAGTCAGGAGGCTGGGAGGCTCCCACCGCGCCTTCTGccgcggcggggagcgggggaTTTGCAG aaggaagaaatggcATAAGCACCTGA